A stretch of Lactuca sativa cultivar Salinas chromosome 6, Lsat_Salinas_v11, whole genome shotgun sequence DNA encodes these proteins:
- the LOC111921777 gene encoding probable aquaporin TIP-type RB7-5A, which yields MVKLAIGSIGDSFSAVSVKSYLAEFIATLLFVFAGVGSAIAYGKLTADAALDPAGLVAVAIAHAFALFVGVSIAANISGGHLNPAVTFGLAIGGNITIITGLFYWIAQLLGSIVACFLLQFVTGGLAVPTHGVASGMSSIQGVVFEIIITFALVYTVYATAADPKKGSLGTIAPIAIGFIVGANILAAGAFSGGSMNPARSFGPAVVSGDFSQNWIYWVGPLIGGGLAGFIYGDVFIGSYETLPTSEDYA from the exons ATGGTGAAGTTGGCAATTGGTAGCATCGGTGACTCTTTCAGTGCAGTTTCAGTCAAGTCTTACTTGGCTGAGTTCATTGCTACCCTTCTTTTCGTGTTTGCGGGTGTCGGGTCCGCTATTGCTTATG GTAAGCTCACGGCAGATGCAGCACTAGACCCTGCAGGACTAGTTGCAGTGGCAATAGCCCATGCATTTGCACTCTTTGTTGGGGTTTCAATAGCTGCCAACATCTCCGGAGGCCATTTGAATCCAGCTGTCACCTTCGGATTGGCTATTGGTGGTAACATCACCATCATAACCGGTCTATTTTATTGGATTGCCCAACTTCTTGGATCCATCGTTGCATGTTTCCTCCTACAATTTGTCACCGGTGGCTTG GCCGTTCCAACCCACGGAGTTGCTAGTGGGATGAGCAGTATTCAAGGAGTCGTGTTTGAGATCATCATAACTTTTGCTCTTGTCTACACAGTCTATGCCACCGCTGCTGACCCTAAAAAAGGATCACTCGGAACCATTGCACCCATAGCAATCGGTTTCATTGTTGGAGCCAACATTTTGGCTGCTGGAGCTTTCAGCGGTGGCTCAATGAACCCTGCTCGATCATTCGGCCCTGCTGTTGTTAGTGGAGACTTTTCACAAAACTGGATTTACTGGGTCGGCCCACTTATCGGTGGTGGGTTGGCTGGATTCATCTACGGTGATGTTTTCATTGGATCATACGAGACACTTCCAACCTCAGAGGACTATGCTTAA